The sequence TCTGGAGGAGCGATTTGCCGCGCGAAATGTCGAACGTTACGGGGCTCCCGTCCGGAAAAACCTGCTCGCCAAGCTTGATGCTTTCGGGCCCGGAGATGAAAATTTCGACCTTCAGGTTCGCGACCGTAGCCTGTTCCATCACCTTAGAGGGGTGAAATTCGATATCGAAAGCGCATGCGCCTTGCCGCGCCTTTCCAGCCCGCGCAAGGTCCACGCGATAGATATTTGCGGCGAATGTCCCGACGAGAAGACCATTCGCGAAGACATCAACCGACACGGGATTTTCCCGATCGCCGTTGTCAGCAACCCAGCCGCGCAGCCGATTTAGCGAGAAACCATCGAAATTTCCTTCAAGTTTCTTGCGCCGCTTTTTTGGTCGCATGCGAAATCCTTCCAGGCAAGTCTTTTCCTACCACTAAAAGAATTGGCAGCGCTTTTCAACTCCCACGCCAAGCGGGTGCAGGGCGGAGTCATAAATTGTCAATGCGTTGGGCTTGCGGATCGATTCTGTTGGCGGCCCTGAGGGAGGCCGGCGGTGGGCGCGAATTTTCTGGATCATATCAAAGTCGTCGAAGATGGTCGCATTCCGGGGATGACGAGCTATCCTCTGGACGAGGTTCTGCTGACGATCCTCATCGGCCTACTGTGCCGGATGGAGGACTTCGACGAGTTCGCCATGTTCGGTGAGGAGCAGATCGACGGGGTTCTGATGCAAACGGCGCGAGAGAGGCATAATTGTATGTGCAAGGCACGACGGCGCTGGGGTAATGGACGATGCTGAACGTAGACGATCTTTTCAAAGGCCGGCATTTCGACCGTGAGATCATCGTTCTCTGCGTCGATGAGACCTACGTCAAAATCAAGGGCCACTGGGTCTATCTCTACCGCGCCGTCGATAAGGCGGGAAAGACAGTGGATTTTTTGCTGCGCGCGAAGCGAGATGTCGGCGCCGCCAAAGCGGGGACTGTCAGGAATCTTGTGTGTGGGGCCATAGTAGAACCGCAGGAGGCGGGCTATGGCGATCAAGAAGGGCACATTGGACCAATTGCTGTCGGGACGCGATCCGAAGGAGGTTTTTTCCAAGGATGGCTTGTTCGATGAGCTGAAGAAGGCGCTGGCGGAACGGGTTCTGAACGCGGAGATGGACGACCATCTCGAGAGCGAAGCGGCGGCGGGCAAGGCGAACCACCGCAACGGCTATTCGAAGAAGACCGTGCTGACCGAGACGTCGAAGATCGACATCAGGGTCCCGCGGGACCGGGAGGGGAGCTTCGATCCCAAGCTGATCGCGCGCTATCAGCGCCGCTTTCCCGGCTTCGACGAGAAAATCGTGTCGATGTATGCGCGCGGCATGACGGTGCGCGAGATCCAGGGCCATTTGCTCGAGCTCTACGGCCTGGAAGTCTCGCCCGATCTGATCTCGACAGTCACCGACGCCGTGCTGGAGACCGTCGCCGAATGGCAGAACCGGCCGCTCGAGGCGATGTATCCCTTGGTTTTCTTCGACGCGCTGCGCGTCAAAATCCGCGACGAAGGCCTGGTCCGCAACAAGGCCGTCTATGTGGCGCTCGGCGTCACGCCGGACGGAACGAAGGACATTCTGGGGCTTTGGATCGAGACCTCGGAGGGCGCCAAATTCTGGCTTCGGGTGATGAACGAGCTGAAGAACCGCGGCGTCGGCGACATACTGATCGCCGTGGTCGACGGCCTGAAGGGCTTTCCGGAGGCGATCAATGCGGTGTTTCCGCAGACGACCGTGCAGACCTGCATCGTGCATCTCATTCGAAACCCGATGGAATTCGCCTCATACAAGGACCGCAAGGCGATCGCCGCCGCGCTGAAGACGATCTATCGCGCCCCGACCGCCGAGGCGGCCAAAGAGGCGTTGGAGGCCTTCGACGGCGGCCATTGGGGCAAGAAATATCCGTCGATCGCGCAGGGCTGGCGGCGCAATTGGGAGCAGGTCATCCCGTTTTTCGCCTTTCCGATCGCGGTACGGCGGATCATCTACACGACGAACGCCATAGAATCCTTGAACGCGAAGCTGCGGCGCGCCGTGCGGACGAGAGGGCATTTTCCGACTGACGATGCGGCGATGAAGCTCCTCTATCTCGTCTTGCGCCAAGTCGCCGGGGAGTGGAAAATGGCGCCGCGCGAATGGTGCGAGGCGAAAAATCAATTCGCCATCATGTTCGACGATCGCTTCGTCGCGGCGTGATGGAAACCCGGCCCCGCACACAAGATTCCTGACAGTCCCTCAACCTGGCGCGCCGAGTAACAGTCGAGCGTCGTGCCGCGGGCCACGACCTCTCACAGCCCGAGAGAACCCCGCAGGAGGAGCTCGCGAACCCGTCGCTGACGCAGCCGAATCGCAAGGGCGAGCCGGATGCCCGGAAACAGTTCGTCTATCCTCGAAACTGGAAACGACAGCTTCCGGTTCAAGGACAGCTCGGCGAAGGCGGACAAACCTGCAAAGGAGAAGACCAAAACTTGACGACCGACTGACCCGCAAGCCATCTTCAACCCGGGTCACTTCTCAACGGAAATCCTGGGTCAAATCTCGACGGAAATCGACATCCTCATGGTCTCGTCGGTTGCCGGTCGGAGCATCACCGGGCTCTTCTGCTGACGAGCACGACGCCGGCAAGAATGAACAGGAACGCGAAGGGAAGGATCGCCGGGAATGCTTCGCCCAAAAAGGCGACCGCCAGAAGCTTTCCGGCGCCGGCGCTGATCCAGCCAATCTGGCTGACGCCTATCGGACCGCTATGCTTCTGGAGAGCGAAGAAGAGTGCGTAGGTAGCGGCGATGATCGTCATTTGCGCCGCCAGCAGCGCCGACGCGCTCTCGTCCCATGTCTCAGGGTTAAGTGGGATATCGGTGAAGACTGCATATACGCCCGTAATCGCGGCTGCGGCCAGAAGCATGATCGGCGCGAGCAGACGAGGCGACGCGTTTCCGGGCCAGTCGACAGTACGATAGATGTTCCCCGTTGCGACAATGACGGGAACTGTCAAAGCGATGCCCGTCCAGATCCAGCCGCCATCCACGCCGCCCGGCCGTGAAGCTGCGAGCAACGCCGCGCCGCCGAGACCTAGTGTCATGCCGGCTGCGCCCTTTGTCGAAAAGCGATCGAGCCGCAGCGGCACGGCCAGCCCATAGGTCAGCAAGGGCGGAAAAGCAAGGCACAGC is a genomic window of Methylosinus sp. H3A containing:
- a CDS encoding IS256 family transposase, with translation MAIKKGTLDQLLSGRDPKEVFSKDGLFDELKKALAERVLNAEMDDHLESEAAAGKANHRNGYSKKTVLTETSKIDIRVPRDREGSFDPKLIARYQRRFPGFDEKIVSMYARGMTVREIQGHLLELYGLEVSPDLISTVTDAVLETVAEWQNRPLEAMYPLVFFDALRVKIRDEGLVRNKAVYVALGVTPDGTKDILGLWIETSEGAKFWLRVMNELKNRGVGDILIAVVDGLKGFPEAINAVFPQTTVQTCIVHLIRNPMEFASYKDRKAIAAALKTIYRAPTAEAAKEALEAFDGGHWGKKYPSIAQGWRRNWEQVIPFFAFPIAVRRIIYTTNAIESLNAKLRRAVRTRGHFPTDDAAMKLLYLVLRQVAGEWKMAPREWCEAKNQFAIMFDDRFVAA
- a CDS encoding DMT family transporter, giving the protein MKAPAPASLKGFFCLVSTGGLVGVTIVIAGLAIRSGWHPIAFLLWSALGGGLVLVAVACATAERLKLSAALLRYGLLSGLLSFALPNMLSFLSIPHVGAGFVSLCLAFPPLLTYGLAVPLRLDRFSTKGAAGMTLGLGGAALLAASRPGGVDGGWIWTGIALTVPVIVATGNIYRTVDWPGNASPRLLAPIMLLAAAAITGVYAVFTDIPLNPETWDESASALLAAQMTIIAATYALFFALQKHSGPIGVSQIGWISAGAGKLLAVAFLGEAFPAILPFAFLFILAGVVLVSRRAR